One genomic region from Myxococcales bacterium encodes:
- a CDS encoding SPFH domain-containing protein: MGVFDFVKNGVREMMIARPDEHKALLVYKHPDQNVPMYSQLTVDSDECAVFFKDGRVVGVLPAGRHTLQTQNIPFLNNLVNNFTGGNVFIAELYFVRITPKRGIPFGGPLGEMIDPMTSEQVNPRIFGEFAVVVVDPVRFIIGYHGQEAGGDPDSDRWCKGLFMNGVKTTLGELCEIEGKSLLQATSLTQKLAEAFMTKAPDLNEMGIRIHQMGAFNINFSDEDRQRLVAANAEIAKANRGVAIAQKAAAAKQFELDQKFGQDARYVKELAGNYQNYAAGQAMIGAGQGMAAHGVGDGGVAGMAAQAAVGMGMAGAMMPNFQGQQQQPGPQAGMQQPNFPPNAASVSCGKCGARQAQGKFCAECGTPLAQPKKFCTSCGGELLPAAKFCAGCGTSTAAPPPAPQSNP; the protein is encoded by the coding sequence ATGGGAGTCTTCGATTTCGTCAAGAACGGCGTGCGCGAGATGATGATTGCGCGCCCCGACGAGCACAAGGCGCTGCTGGTCTACAAGCATCCCGACCAGAACGTACCGATGTACTCGCAGCTCACCGTCGACAGCGACGAGTGCGCCGTCTTCTTCAAGGACGGGCGGGTGGTGGGCGTGCTGCCGGCGGGCCGCCACACGCTGCAAACGCAGAACATTCCGTTCCTCAACAACCTCGTCAACAACTTCACCGGCGGCAACGTCTTCATCGCCGAGCTCTACTTCGTACGCATCACGCCGAAGCGCGGGATCCCCTTCGGCGGTCCCTTGGGCGAGATGATCGATCCGATGACGAGCGAGCAGGTGAACCCGCGCATCTTTGGCGAGTTCGCCGTCGTCGTCGTCGACCCGGTTCGGTTCATCATCGGGTACCACGGCCAAGAGGCCGGCGGCGATCCCGACTCCGATCGCTGGTGCAAGGGGCTCTTCATGAACGGCGTCAAGACGACGCTCGGAGAGCTGTGCGAGATCGAGGGCAAGAGCCTCCTCCAGGCCACTTCGCTCACGCAGAAGCTCGCCGAGGCCTTCATGACGAAGGCGCCGGACCTGAACGAGATGGGCATCCGCATCCACCAGATGGGTGCCTTCAACATCAACTTCAGCGACGAAGACCGGCAGCGGCTCGTGGCGGCCAACGCGGAGATCGCCAAGGCGAACCGCGGCGTGGCGATCGCGCAGAAGGCGGCTGCCGCGAAGCAGTTCGAGCTCGACCAGAAGTTCGGCCAAGACGCGCGCTACGTCAAAGAGCTCGCGGGCAACTACCAGAACTACGCGGCGGGTCAGGCCATGATCGGTGCGGGGCAAGGCATGGCTGCTCACGGCGTCGGCGACGGCGGCGTGGCGGGCATGGCCGCGCAGGCGGCCGTCGGCATGGGCATGGCGGGCGCGATGATGCCCAACTTCCAGGGGCAGCAGCAGCAGCCCGGTCCGCAGGCCGGCATGCAGCAGCCAAACTTCCCGCCGAACGCGGCGTCCGTGAGCTGCGGCAAGTGCGGCGCGCGGCAGGCCCAGGGGAAGTTCTGCGCCGAGTGCGGCACGCCGCTGGCTCAGCCGAAGAAGTTCTGCACGTCGTGCGGCGGCGAGCTCCTGCCGGCGGCGAAGTTCTGCGCCGGTTGTGGCACGAGCACCGCGGCGCCGCCCCCGGCACCGCAGTCGAACCCGTAA
- a CDS encoding glycosyltransferase family 39 protein, with the protein MPASPLPNPPSGKSSGKSTRRDGSPWWQRFALLASVASVIGVHAPLIAYKTFANVDEAYATALAARLLEGHKLYQGAVSQRGPLMYYLFEAFAWLHGWDNIVALRLWALGLALLHLGLVYFLGTKLFSKTTGVVATTIASYALSFGFPPEDALAINGEPLQLPFFVLAVYLGWCAVKAQPGSRQRFTRLAIAGLLFGVAVSIKQSVLLHPAPVGLLLALDAHRRREPLRRVVKDLAVLGAMTLFVPALFALHAQLTGTLRDFYYYTVVYNRDVHLKPTTRRFEWLPPFFFRLTGQTSFFIVTTLLFARTLPYVRRRLSAALRGGGRRAWLWTLFRGHGAEHYVAWHLALAVVASSAMYRFFPHYYVQALPFLAVAMAKALLTPFRRRRTAWGARTMAVAFAAFVVFAATFGTIFGEKVDGRVSHDRTFQDAAKYIEATTNRDDRLFVWGFSPWLYPYSHRRPAGRFVFSTYVTGFVPWYWEKLNVESARIVPGSVEALLADLDREKPAIVVDAGSVMMARPMRMFEKPTAWLYRHYCFEVRFGALDLYRRKVDSADCAYPHFPRPAGVVDWMGRGMGIPLPMTLDFDASARLPIANFLKPNWFTRGPKPPGLAAVRDAKRDKEEAEGAAEGFYVFDLEQETEPVPPEKRYEPRQ; encoded by the coding sequence GTGCCCGCGAGCCCGCTCCCCAATCCTCCGTCCGGGAAGAGCTCCGGGAAGAGCACGCGCCGCGACGGTAGCCCCTGGTGGCAGCGTTTCGCGCTGCTCGCCTCCGTAGCCTCGGTCATCGGGGTCCACGCACCCCTCATCGCCTACAAGACCTTCGCCAACGTCGACGAAGCCTACGCGACGGCCCTCGCGGCGAGGCTCCTCGAAGGGCACAAGCTCTACCAGGGAGCCGTCAGCCAGCGCGGGCCGCTGATGTACTACCTCTTCGAGGCCTTCGCGTGGCTGCACGGCTGGGACAACATCGTGGCGCTGCGCCTTTGGGCCCTGGGCCTCGCGCTCCTGCACCTCGGGCTCGTCTACTTCCTCGGCACGAAGCTCTTCTCGAAGACGACCGGCGTCGTCGCGACGACCATCGCGAGTTATGCGCTCTCCTTCGGCTTCCCGCCTGAAGACGCGCTGGCGATCAACGGGGAGCCGCTCCAACTCCCCTTCTTCGTCCTCGCGGTCTACCTCGGGTGGTGCGCCGTCAAGGCGCAGCCCGGCTCACGTCAGCGGTTCACGCGCCTCGCCATCGCGGGGCTGCTCTTCGGCGTCGCCGTGAGCATCAAGCAGTCGGTGCTGCTCCATCCCGCCCCGGTGGGCCTGCTGCTCGCCCTCGATGCGCACCGACGGCGAGAGCCGCTCCGGCGCGTCGTCAAAGACCTCGCGGTGCTCGGCGCGATGACGCTCTTCGTGCCCGCGCTCTTCGCCTTGCACGCGCAGCTCACGGGCACGCTTCGCGACTTCTACTACTACACCGTCGTCTACAACCGCGACGTGCACCTCAAGCCCACGACGCGGCGCTTCGAGTGGCTGCCGCCGTTCTTCTTTCGACTCACGGGGCAGACGAGCTTCTTCATCGTCACGACGCTGCTGTTCGCGAGAACGCTTCCTTACGTGCGGCGGCGCCTCAGCGCGGCTCTCCGCGGAGGAGGCCGCCGCGCCTGGCTGTGGACGCTCTTCCGCGGCCACGGCGCCGAACACTACGTGGCCTGGCACCTCGCGCTCGCGGTCGTCGCGTCGTCGGCGATGTACCGGTTCTTCCCGCACTACTACGTGCAAGCCCTCCCCTTCCTCGCGGTGGCCATGGCGAAGGCCCTCCTCACGCCGTTCCGTCGGCGCCGGACCGCTTGGGGCGCGCGGACCATGGCGGTCGCCTTCGCGGCCTTCGTCGTCTTCGCGGCCACCTTCGGCACCATCTTCGGCGAGAAGGTCGACGGCCGCGTCTCCCACGACCGCACGTTCCAGGATGCTGCGAAATACATTGAGGCCACGACGAACCGTGACGATCGCCTCTTTGTCTGGGGCTTCTCGCCGTGGCTCTACCCCTATTCGCATCGCAGGCCCGCGGGCCGCTTCGTCTTCAGCACCTACGTGACGGGCTTCGTCCCTTGGTACTGGGAGAAGCTGAACGTGGAGAGCGCGCGCATCGTCCCCGGCAGCGTCGAGGCGCTCCTCGCCGACCTCGATCGCGAGAAGCCCGCCATCGTGGTCGACGCCGGCAGCGTCATGATGGCCCGCCCGATGCGCATGTTCGAGAAGCCGACGGCGTGGTTGTACCGGCACTATTGCTTCGAGGTTCGCTTCGGGGCCCTCGACCTCTACCGGCGCAAGGTCGACTCCGCCGACTGCGCCTACCCGCATTTTCCTCGTCCCGCCGGCGTCGTGGACTGGATGGGTCGGGGCATGGGCATTCCGTTGCCGATGACGCTCGACTTCGACGCCTCCGCTCGGCTCCCCATCGCGAATTTCTTAAAGCCCAATTGGTTCACGCGCGGACCGAAACCGCCCGGCCTCGCCGCGGTTCGCGACGCGAAACGGGACAAGGAAGAGGCGGAAGGCGCCGCCGAAGGGTTCTACGTCTTCGATCTCGAGCAGGAGACGGAGCCGGTCCCACCGGAAAAACGATACGAGCCGCGGCAATGA
- a CDS encoding S-adenosylmethionine decarboxylase, giving the protein MECDGPSLRDRARVEAFIDTVMGALSLRAAAPRMVHVFPGHAGVTALELLTESHLAIHTFPEHGALTLNLYCCKRRPSFDWAVALREAFGAKRVVVRELRREVEGPRP; this is encoded by the coding sequence ATGGAGTGCGATGGGCCTAGCCTGCGCGACCGCGCGCGCGTGGAGGCGTTCATCGACACGGTGATGGGCGCGCTCTCGCTCCGCGCGGCGGCGCCTCGGATGGTGCACGTGTTCCCGGGCCACGCGGGCGTCACAGCCCTCGAGCTCCTCACGGAATCGCATCTCGCGATCCACACGTTCCCCGAACACGGGGCCCTCACGCTCAACTTGTACTGCTGCAAGCGCCGACCTTCCTTCGATTGGGCCGTGGCCTTGCGCGAGGCCTTCGGTGCGAAGCGCGTCGTCGTGCGCGAGCTGCGGCGCGAGGTGGAGGGTCCGCGGCCATGA